In Syngnathus acus chromosome 21, fSynAcu1.2, whole genome shotgun sequence, one genomic interval encodes:
- the dop1b gene encoding protein dopey-2 isoform X2 — MDPEEVELQNDYRYRSYAAVIEKALRNFESSSEWADLISSLGKLNKALQSNLRYSLLPKRLIIGKRLAQCLHPALPSGVHLKALETYEVIFKIIGTKWLAKDLFIYSSGLFPLLGHAAMAVKPVLLTLYERYYLPLQRALLPSLQAFITGLLPGLEEGLEVNDRTDALLLKLSLLVGQQVFYGALWGSILVSPSVRLPATVFIVAHFDRTLPLQQQKHMLGYDHRLVMKSVYLSLQDSNVLVQRNMLEILLFFFPLATSLDPSEASIVMSIEDMTAVVSAASLTLLRRDMSLNRRLYAWLLGTDIKGEMVAPHPTMSSSAEEHMVFYFNTYSKDLIVQGLISILKQKNVQSKPENVIGYLRPFRIIISLLDKPELGPAVLSCVLLEVVRAFYSYCREMLGDDAFISSRLSGNQLASMIKENKNASEIIKTMNMLVSSMNSDYLWDYMTECFCKSLSDVGEPPKPQRDSSCPAASVTEMSNLIIFLLDVLPLELHADIQSHFLPEMLGTMLRSVHDHMEFVRLEDVTQGLRACFKVLSKIQMPVAFMDFETEAHTKEMEVQAQEEDERITQDLEKVGEKEDSVAEGNGHHGDDEPNGDADEAEPAEEAYPTLRSEDSGLGISASPSEQQLPPSMISGGNGNGVWRRGGSVDTTTQCLQDILAFVAMRHLLVQVEDVTAQDGKPKTDVPTAPVENNTLLRSIGGLEIKDKLAELFTPSKSKHQHASEVQQAEKKKEPGTCLDWAAGYRPRSKAEINEACRQAFTATCHLLLECTTFPVYLSEEEALAQHTDMFDQAGDKKRLSVWLRSLMTLCCMSRDYKIQHTAISSLLELINYSQSLALVIQDKRRRYQTCDANPLSGQLQMITVPPIYPAVLCNIEEDTDFYQRLAVVLWSQLDTERREQHTACVELFYRLHCLAPSGTVCEDIICQALSHSEKAVRLEALHRFSILWHLTREIHLNRNCRSFDRSLCVVVESLSCTDGSISAAAQCWLARALSLNDVNRILEPILLLLLHPSTQRCSIQAIKQNVTAGNLKILNNRSRLSAKAADALDTESKILNLRNVIDRESLWLQLDSGVELSNLGDALIASRSESEETEEEDREEDEDEAVKSEHTESADTSGAQVSTENSGSATEDGGLVNGLQRVESERTLASDSLSSEDDEDLELEAMARSRLLKQEREKKEAIGSLFHHVLLYQTAGGWRHLLQGLALLDSLLRSSTECPLVEALSSTSLDTSSAAHLNLVSNLLQRHEQAQDGLNFYGGLLSPSSSRSTPPSLLIELLMNLCLRFLRSHYLSYQSLGPLDLQGNRDVQVKSVEVLTRMVNQLTCMAQGKESSLEHIRTLLAGCKVQQYALLTLSASMYISQRGTDKGTSKGHEMLDEEGGLSEESLVNVGKGEGQEQYPLQMELLKLLQALIILEYHVWPSGAGSGGTSGQPAESPTGSNPLTRGWQTAVLFQQSIKAAQYVQSHPITAQGMFISAAARALQAQYGYAMHPHWVALLCSSLPYLGRSLGIVVAPLINQICRNLDELVKLYEHDGRTNQSVTGRRRENIAPDYLLTLLEGLTTITHYCLLDNKRTSVACDSVDIRNARSAVLEALPCMLNSMALLWGVVLKEELHKRGASDSTQSSTHSSSVFFKSTKILRQRILQFLLPLTGQYGIPLMASLGAAWSNRKSKRRNTTNVLPVANESHLTIVELVKSLNTLHTDIILQLVKEVVKKPHQLKGDQKSTLVDIPILQFTYTYIKSVTAQALQENIAPLLSLLRESVPLNLAPPGHFLLLGILNEVVNRLPNLDNKKDTRDLQEVTQRILEGVGGIAGSSLEQTSWLSRSLEVKVQPQVCAETDEPDDVDTDADHCESMAQASTMVSSSAPSVYSVQALVLLAEVLAPLLDMVYRSDEKEKAVPLISRLMYYVFPYLKNHSAYNMPSFEAGAQLLSSLSGYAYTKRAWRKEVFELFMDPLFFTMDASCAPSWKAIIDHLLTHEKTMFKDLMSMQSGSLKLFANVEQKPMLLKRQAFAMFSGELDQYHLYLPLIQERLTEALRMNPSPAVSAQIFLMFRVLLLRISSQHLTSLWPIMVTELIRTFSRLEKALLVDKDVSKLTKVVRGALDRNAPVNFSQAELDMYLSACKFLDTSLAFPPEKIPIFQMYRWAFVPEVDVNHYSGPESALIEGEQECKPHVVRVLEGIQQRYGASNGLSEESSTEHLEFPLLTQCSLSSITHLLPFLFTLCCSFQGPPIHSHSPAPVQVADYPAANSDAVLDRLECIIEEEFLDDMEN; from the exons ATGGATCCCGAGGAAGTCGAACTGCAGAACGACTACCGCTACCGCAGCTACGCAGCAGTCATTGAGAAGGCGCTGCGAAACTTTGAATCGTCAAGCGAATGGGCGGATCTCATTTCCTCCTTGGGCAAGCTCAACAAG GCCCTACAGAGTAACCTCCGTTACTCCCTCCTTCCCAAGAGGCTCATCATCGGCAAACGTCTGGCCCAATGCCTGCACCCGGCCTTACCAAGCGGGGTGCACCTCAAGGCTCTGGAGACCTACGAggttattttcaaaatcatcGGGACAAAATGGCTGGCCAAGGATTTGTTCATTTACAG CTCCGGCTTGTTTCCGCTATTGGGGCATGCAGCCATGGCAGTGAAGCCTGTCCTGCTGACGCTGTACGAGCGTTACTATCTGCCTCTGCAGAGGGCTTTACTTCCCAGTCTTCAGGCCTTCATAACAGGACTGCTGCCTGGCCTGGAGGAGGGACTGGAGGTCAATGACAG GACTGATGCCCTGCTGCTGAAGTTGTCCCTGCTGGTGGGACAGCAGGTGTTCTATGGAGCGCTGTGGGGTTCTATTCTGGTCAGTCCTTCGGTGCGACTGCCCGCTACCGTCTTCATCGTCGCGCACTTTGACCGCACCTTGCCCCTGCAACAGCAGAAACACATGCTCGGCTATGACCATCGCCTGGTG ATGAAGTCTGTGTATCTTTCCCTGCAAGACTCAAATGTACTGGTTCAGAGGAACATGCTGGAAATcctgctcttcttttttcccttGGCCACATCCCTG GACCCTTCAGAGGCCAGCATCGTAATGAGCATTGAGGACATGACCGCAGTGGTTTCTGCTGCTTCACTTACATTACTCCGCAGAGACATGTCACTCAACAGGCGCCTCTATGCATGGCTCCTAG gcACAGACATTAAAGGGGAAATGGTTGCTCCGCATCCAACCATGTCTTCTTCGGCAGAGGAACATATGGTGTTTTACTTCAACACATACTCCAAGGACCTTATTGTGCAG GGTCTGATTAGCATTCTCAAACAGAAGAATGTGCAGAGCAAACCGGAGAATGTGATTGGCTACCTCAGGCCTTTTCGCATCATTATTAGTTTGCTGGATAAACCAGAATTAG GTCCCGCGGTCCTGAGCTGTGTGCTGTTGGAGGTGGTCCGAGCTTTTTACAGCTACTGTCGAGAGATGCTGGGTGATGATGCTTTCATCAGCTCAAGGCTCTCCGGCAACCAGTTAGCTAG CATGATAAAAGAGAACAAGAATGCTTCGGAGATCATCAAGACAATGAATATGCTCGTGAGCTCCATGAACAGTGATTACCTTTGGGATTACATGACCGAGTGCTTCTGCAAGTCTCTCAG TGACGTGGGCGAGCCACCAAAGCCTCAGCGTGACAGCAGTTGTCCCGCTGCCTCTGTCACAGAGATGTCAAACCTTATCATTTTTCTGCTTGATGTTCTTCCCCTG GAGCTCCATGCTGATATCCAGTCCCACTTCCTTCCTGAGATGTTGGGCACGATGCTGCGGTCTGTGCATGACCACATGGAATTTGTTCGCTTGGAGGATGTCACACAGggcctgcgtgcgtgcttcAAGGTCCTGAGTAAGATCCAGATGCCTGTGGCGTTCATGGACTTTGAGACAGAAGCCCACACAAAAGAGATGGAGGTACAAGCGCAAGAAGAAGATGAAAGGATTACTCAG GATTTAGAGAAGGTAGGAGAGAAAGAAGACAGTGTCGCAGAAGGCAACGGTCACCACGGAGACGACGAGCCGAACGGAGATGCGGATGAGGCCGAGCCTGCAGAGGAAGCCTACCCGACACTCCGCTCAGAGGACAGCGGGCTGGGCATCAGTGCATCGCCATCCGAGCAGCAACTTCCACCCTCCATGATCTCCGGCGGGAATGGAAATGGGGTGTGGAGAAGGGGTGGTAGTGTCGACACCACAACCCAATGTCTGCAGGACATCCTCGCTTTTGTAGCCATGAG ACACCTGCTGGTACAGGTGGAGGATGTTACAGCACAGGACGGAAAGCCCAAGACTGACGTTCCAACTGCACCTGTGGAGAATAACACTTTATTACGAAGCATAGGCGGACTGGAAATTAAAGACAAACTCGCAGAGCTGTTCACCCCAAGCAAGTCAAAACATCAGCACGCATCTGAGGTCCAAcaagcagaaaagaaaaaagagccCGGCACTTGTCTGGACTGGGCTGCTGGGTACCGGCCGCGAAGCAAAGCCGAGATCAACGAGGCGTGTCGGCAGGCCTTCACTGCCACATGCCACCTGCTTCTGGAGTGCACCACCTTCCCTGTTTACCTAAGCGAAGAGGAGGCCCTGGCTCAACACACGGACATGTTTGACCAAGCAG GTGACAAGAAACGTTTGTCTGTTTGGCTGAGGTCTTTGATGACACTGTGCTGCATGTCAAGGGACTACAAAATCCAGCACACTGCAATATCCTCTCTGTTGGAGCTCATTAACTACTCCCAGTCCCTAGCACTGGTCATCCAGGACAAGCGAAGGCGCTACCAGACCTGCGACGCCAATCCGCTGAGCGGGCAGCTGCAGATGATCACCGTGCCCCCGATTTATCCCGCTGTGCTTTGCAACATAGAAGAGGACACTGACTTTTACCAG AGGCTGGCCGTGGTGCTTTGGAGCCAGCTGGACACAGAGCGTCGAGAGCAGCACACCGCCTGCGTCGAGCTCTTTTACCGTCTTCACTGTTTGGCTCCGTCAGGGACCGTCTGCGAAGACATTATCTGCCAGGCGCTGTCGCACAGCGAGAAG GCTGTTCGGCTCGAAGCCCTGCATCGCTTCTCGATCCTCTGGCACTTGACCCGCGAGATCCACTTAAACAGGAACTGCCGCTCTTTTGACAG GTCGCTGTGTGTTGTCGTGGAGAGTCTCAGCTGCACGGACGGCTCAATAAGTGCAGCTGCACAGTGCTGGCTAGCACGAGCTCTGTCCCTCAACGACGTGAACCGGATCCTAGAGCCCATCCTGCTCTTGCTGCTTCACCCGTCCACTCAGCGCTGCTCCATTCAGGccatcaaacaaaatgtcacagcTG GCAACCTCAAGATTCTAAATAACAGAAGTCGTTTGTCTGCCAAAGCAGCGGATGCCCTGGATACTGAAAGCAAGATCCTGAATCTCCGAAATGTCATAGACCGAGAATCCCTCTGGCTACAATTAGACAGCGGCGTCGAGTTGTCCAATCTAGGCGACGCTTTGATAGCATCCAGGAGCGAGAGCGAAGagacagaggaggaggacagagAGGAAGACGAAGACGAGGCCGTCAAGAGCGAGCACACGGAATCGGCCGACACCAGCGGCGCCCAAGTGTCTACGGAGAATTCCGGCTCTGCCACTGAGGATGGAGGACTGGTCAACGGCCTGCAAAGAGTAGAGTCCGAGCGTACGCTGGCGTCCGATTCGCTGTCGAGCGAGGATGACGAGGATCTGGAGTTGGAGGCTATGGCCAGATCTCGTCTGTTAAAACAAGAGCGTGAGAAGAAAGAGGCCATTGGTTCACTGTTCCATCATGTGCTTCTGTATCAGACGGCGGGCGGTTGGCGCCATCTGCTCCAAGGCTTGGCGCTGCTCGACAGTCTGCTGAGAAGCAGCACCGAGTGTCCTCTAGTGGAGGCGCTCTCCTCCACCTCTCTGGACACCAGCTCTGCCGCACACCTAAACCTGGTTTCCAACCTCCTGCAGCGCCACGAGCAAGCTCAGGATGGCTTGAACTTCTACGGCGGTTTACTTTCCCCTTCGTCCTCCCGCTCCACGCCCCCTTCTCTGCTCATCGAGCTGCTGATGAACTTGTGCCTGCGATTCCTCCGCTCCCATTACTTGTCCTACCAGAGCCTCGGACCTCTCGACTTGCAGGGCAATCGAGACGTTCAGGTGAAGAGCGTGGAAGTGCTGACGCGTATGGTGAACCAGCTCACTTGCATGGCACAAGGAAAGGAGAGCAGCCTGGAGCACATTCGCACACTACTCGCTGGTTGTAAAGTGCAGCAATATGCTTTACTTACACTTTCAGCTTCTATGTATATAAGCCAAAGAGGAACGGACAAGGGAACATCCAAGGGTCATGAGATGTTGGATGAAGAAGGCGGACTATCAGAGGAGAGTCTTGTGAACGTCGGGAAAGGAGAAGGGCAGGAGCAATATCCATTACAGATGGAATTGCTCAAACTCCTTCAGGCTCTCATAATCTTGGAGTACCACGTGTGGCCCAGTGGCGCTGGATCCGGCGGGACTTCCGGTCAACCGGCGGAATCCCCGACCGGCAGTAACCCACTTACCCGGGGTTGGCAAACGGCCGTCCTGTTCCAGCAGTCCATCAAGGCAGCCCAGTACGTCCAAAGCCACCCCATCACCGCCCAGGGAATGTTCATTTCCGCCGCTGCCAGGGCTCTGCAGGCGCAATACGGCTATGCCATGCATCCCCACTGGGTGGCGCTGCTGTGCTCCTCCCTGCCTTACTTGGGCCGCTCATTGGGCATCGTTGTGGCTCCCCTCATCAATCAAATTTGCAGGAACTTGGATGAACTGGTGAAGCTTTATGAGCATGATGGGAGAACAAATCAGAG TGTAACTGGAAGAAGACGGGAGAACATTGCACCAGACTACCTTCTGACCCTTCTAGAAGGCTTGACCACCATTACACACTACTGTCTTCTGGACAACAAGAGG ACCTCGGTTGCCTGCGATTCCGTCGACATCCGTAACGCACGCAGCGCCGTGCTGGAAGCGCTGCCGTGCATGCTCAATAGCATGGCGTTGCTATGGGGAGTGGTTCTGAAGGAAGAGCTCCACAAACGGGGGGCGTCCGACTCGACGCAAAGCAGCACGCACAGTTCATCTGTCTTCTTTAAGAGCACCAAG ATTTTACGTCAGCGGATATTACAGTTCTTGCTTCCTCTGACTGGCCAATATGGGATTCCGCTAATGGCTTCACTGGGAGCAGCCTGGAGTAACAGGAAGAGTAAAAGGAGAAACACAACCAAT gttTTACCTGTGGCCAACGAGTCTCATCTGACAATTGTAGAGCTGGTGAAATCATTGAACACCTTGCACACAGACATAATCTTGCAGTTGGTCAAGGAAGTGGTCAAAAAGCCACACCAGCTCAAAGGGGATCag AAGTCAACCCTGGTAGACATCCCCATACTGCAGTTCACTTACACTTACATCAAGAG TGTTACAGCACAAGCCTTGCAGGAGAACATTGCCCCTCTCCTCAGTCTGCTACGGGAGTCCGTCCCACTGAACCTGGCTCCCCCTGGCCACTTCTTACTCCTGGG CATCCTCAATGAAGTTGTCAACCGACTCCCCAACTTGGACAATAAGAAGGACACACGAGATCTGCAG GAGGTTACTCAGCGCATCCTGGAGGGCGTGGGTGGAATCGCGGGTTCGTCTCTCGAGCAGACCAGTTGGCTGAGCCGCAGCCTGGAGGTCAAAGTGCAGCCGCAGGTGTGCGCTGAAACGGACGAGCCGGATGACGTGGATACGGACGCCGATCACTGTG AGTCGATGGCTCAAGCCAGCACCATGGTTTCATCCTCGGCTCCCTCAGTGTACAGCGTGCAGGCCCTTGTGCTCCTGGCAGAG GTCTTGGCACCACTTCTTGATATGGTGTACCGCAGTGACGAGAAGGAGAAAGCGGTGCCTCTCATTTCTCGTCTCATGTACTATGTTTTCCCCTACTTGAAGAATCACAG TGCCTACAACATGCCCAGCTTTGAGGCAGGAGCCCAGCTGTTGAGCAGCCTGAGTGGCTATGCCTACACAAAGAGAGCCTGGAGGAAAGAAGTCTTTGAGCTTTTCATGGATCCACTTTTCTTCACTATGGATGCCTCCTGTGCACCCAG TTGGAAAGCCATAATCGACCACTTGCTGACTCACGAGAAGACCATGTTTAAAGACCTCATGA GCATGCAGAGTGGCTCCCTGAAGCTGTTTGCCAATGTCGAGCAGAAACCAATGCTCCTCAAGCGCCAGGCGTTCGCAATGTTCAGTGGGGAACTCGATCAGTATCATCTCTATCTACCCCTCATCCAAG AACGCCTCACGGAAGCCTTACGAATGAATCCCAGCCCCGCTGTTTCCGCTCAGATATTCCTGATGTTCCGTGTTCTCCTGCTGCGGATTTCGTCTCAGCACCTGACATCTCTTTGGCCGATCATGGTCACAGAGCTG ATTCGCACGTTTTCACGTCTCGAGAAAGCTCTGCTGGTGGATAAAGATGTCTCAAA GCTGACTAAAGTCGTACGTGGAGCCCTGGACAGAAACGCTCCTGTGAATTTCTCCCAGGCAGAGTTGGACATGTACCTGTCAGCTTGCAAGTTTCTGGACACATCCTTAGCCTTCCCCCCGGAGAAAATACCAATCTTTCAGAT GTATCGCTGGGCGTTTGTTCCAGAAGTAGACGTGAACCACTACAGCGGTCCGGAAAGTGCGCTGATAGAGGGCGAACAGGAGTGCAAGCCCCACGTTGTCCGAGTCCTGGAAGGCATACAACAACGCTATGGG GCAAGCAACGGGCTGAGTGAGGAATCTTCTACCGAGCACCTGGAATTCCCACTCCTCACCCAGTGTTCCTTGTCCTCCATCACACACTTGTTGcctttccttttcaccctGTGCTGTTCCTTCCAGGGCCCTCCCATTCACAGCCACTCACCGGCCCCGGTTCAAGTAGCAGACTACCCTGCAGCTAATTCAGACGCCGTGTTGGACAGGCTTGAGTGTATCATTGAGGAAGAGTTCCTGGACGACATGGAGAATTGA